The Kluyveromyces marxianus DMKU3-1042 DNA, complete genome, chromosome 6 genome window below encodes:
- the INO4 gene encoding Ino4p (helix-loop-helix DNA-binding domain), whose product MSIGQNRLNTNVGKTKSERKSRTKFDPAEQRYKHVSCEKNRRSSIRCSYDKLVDLVPGLTDKERRSEWKIYVKSMYILRLFTTRVIITKGYLLT is encoded by the coding sequence atgTCCATCGGACAAAACAGACTGAATACTAATGTTGGAAAGACTAAATCAGAACGTAAGAGTAGAACAAAGTTTGATCCTGCGGAGCAAAGGTACAAACACGTTTCGTGTGAAAAAAACAGGCGTTCATCAATTCGTTGCTCATACGATAAGTTAGTTGATCTTGTTCCTGGGCTCACAGACAAAGAACGTCGTTCAGAATGGAAGATTTATGTTAAaagtatgtatatattgaGACTTTTCACCACGCGGGTAATTATAACCAAAGGCTATTTACTAACTTAG
- the ETR1 gene encoding enoyl-[acyl-carrier-protein] reductase, with the protein MSSFLSKRFISTTQRAMSQLPKAKSLIYSSHDQDVSKILKVHTYQPKGSAESSILLKTLAFPINPSDINQLEGVYPSKPEKVLDYSTEEPSAIAGNEGLFEVVSVPSGVKNLKAGDRVIPLQANFGTWSTYRTCESENDLIKIEGVDLYTAATIAVNGCTAYQMVNDYIEWDPSGNDWLVQNAGTSSVSKIVTQIAKDKGIKTLSVVRDRDNFDEVAEKLEKKYGATKVISESQNGEREFGNEVLPKILGPNAQVKLALNSVGGKSCTNIARKLSPNGLMLTYGGMSKQPVTLPTGLFIFNSIRSHGFWVTANSKRDPENKRKTVDAVVKLYRDGKIISPKEDIRTLEWDVNNLSDEGVLDLVNRGIATKGAKNMVVLKW; encoded by the coding sequence ATGTCATCATTCCTATCAAAGAGGTTCATTTCAACCACACAAAGAGCAATGTCCCAACTACCTAAAGCGAAGTCATTGATTTATTCAAGCCACGACCAGGATGTGtccaagattttgaaggTGCATACCTATCAACCAAAAGGCAGTGCGGAATCttctattttgttgaagacCCTAGCTTTCCCAATTAACCCTTCGGACATCAACCAATTAGAAGGTGTGTATCCTTCGAAGCCGGAGAAGGTGTTGGACTACTCTACTGAAGAGCCATCTGCTATTGCTGGTAACGAAGGTTTGTTTGAGGTTGTTTCAGTGCCATCTGGTgtcaagaacttgaaggCAGGTGACAGGGTCATCCCATTGCAGGCCAACTTTGGTACATGGTCTACATACAGAACTTGCGAAAGTGAAAACGATCTTATTAAGATTGAAGGTGTGGACTTGTACACTGCCGCCACAATTGCTGTTAACGGTTGTACGGCCTACCAGATGGTGAATGACTACATTGAGTGGGACCCATCTGGAAATGACTGGTTAGTTCAAAACGCTGGTACATCATCAGTGTCCAAGATTGTTACTCAAATCGCCAAGGACAAAGGCATTAAAACATTGAGTGTTGTGAGAGATCGTGATAACTTTGATGAAGTCGCAGAGAAActagagaagaagtatGGTGCTACTAAGGTGATTTCCGAATCTCAAAACGGTGAAAGGGAGTTCGGCAATGAGGTCTTACCAAAGATCTTGGGACCAAACGCCCAGGTCAAGTTGGCGTTGAACTCTGTCGGTGGTAAGTCGTGCACTAACATTGCCCGTAAGTTGTCCCCTAACGGTTTGATGTTGACTTACGGAGGTATGTCCAAACAGCCAGTTACTCTTCCAACCGGGTTGTTTATCTTCAACAGTATAAGATCCCACGGTTTCTGGGTCACTGCTAACTCCAAGAGAGACCCTGAAAATAAGAGAAAGACTGTGGACGCTGTTGTGAAGTTATACCGCGATGGTAAGATCATCTCTCCGAAAGAAGATATTCGCACCCTGGAATGGGATGTGAACAACTTGTCTGATGAGGGAGTTCTTGATTTGGTGAACCGCGGTATCGCAACTAAGGGTGCTAAAAATATGGTTGTGTTGAAATGGTAA
- the MNN2 gene encoding alpha-mannosyltransferase has translation MNSSLGRTISSKWIQFLHYFTRRARLVKKHNCVILAIIIIVLIFSLSRTDDIKDLFDLSESFGSDSYDSDLSSSDDITKLLPGSSDGHSDADWKSGAGSQTGATTVPAELKNFYNEVTRVLNTTVLAGEIDSHKPEGCDLKDTGVEDTDKEKLSHLTEEYLLKCLSLPEDKIKELKEGHSTFKRYISEKLMPIADSIKEKGIGYKGQGITIVGGGKYTLMALPTIKSIRMNSGVKLKNTLPIEIVIPPLDEGDRGVCETIIPSLDPTGLTKCVYLSDYIDRDILKHVRGYQLKSLSLLISSFEKTLLLDADNYVVNSIDKFFDTSIFKDTGMILWPDYWRRVHSPRVYDIADIGIDRRRVRFSADYISNPKLFDPTDASKSPFHDLEGAIPDGGTESGQLLVDKTMHLDTIILALYYNYNGPSYYYPLLGQHLAGEGDKDTFILAATALKHRYYQVRTPVKPQGYWGLNTNEVRIHDDKIDKVDSSKKSFRGTAMIQHDYVQDKELDSVAGDFLREVLQEKEKSFRLEWIKTHKDDFKDMNEQDALKKASENNEISNKFWESMKGKYTVNDFFSFFKMNTPVFVHSHLPKYDPWELAMSQDFMYDGKKSEKNPEYHPEEKGHFRIYSSTFKDMTNYDLELANWKVFETVLCKVEDNYKKFSYLSKVIDRTENPVQSVKEMCTYISERVEYLKSSTWENSIS, from the coding sequence ATGAACAGCTCTTTGGGGAGAACTATCTCCTCTAAGTGGATTCAGTTCTTGCATTATTTTACCAGACGTGCAAGGTTGGTGAAAAAACATAACTGTGTGATACTGGCAATTATAATTATTGTTTTGATATTCTCGCTTTCCAGAACGGACGATATCAAGGATTTGTTTGATCTCAGTGAATCATTTGGTTCAGATTCCTATGATAGCGATTTGTCTAGTTCAGATGATATAACGAAGCTACTTCCGGGTTCCTCTGATGGACATTCCGATGCTGATTGGAAATCTGGTGCTGGGTCGCAGACAGGTGCTACTACTGTTCCTGCAGAATTAAAGAACTTCTATAACGAAGTTACTAGGGTTTTGAACACGACGGTGCTAGCAGGTGAAATAGACAGTCACAAGCCTGAAGGCTGTGATCTTAAGGATACTGGTGTTGAAGATACAGATAAGGAGAAACTATCCCATTTGACGGAAGAGTATCTTCTAAAGTGCTTGTCACTTCCGGAGGATAAGATCAAGGAACTCAAAGAAGGTCATTCCACTTTCAAGAGGTATATCTCAGAAAAGCTGATGCCAATCGCCGATtcaataaaagaaaagggtaTAGGATACAAAGGTCAGGGTATCACTAtcgttggtggtggtaagTATACGTTGATGGCTCTTCCAACCATAAAGTCTATCAGAATGAATAGTGGAGTTAAACTAAAAAATACCCTTCCAATTGAGATTGTGATTCCTCCACTTGATGAAGGTGACAGAGGTGTGTGCGAAACTATCATCCCATCTCTAGATCCTACTGGTTTGACAAAATGTGTGTACTTGTCGGATTATATTGACCGTGATATCTTGAAGCATGTTCGTGGTTATCAATTGAAATCGTTGTCTTTGTTAATCTcaagctttgaaaagacCCTCCTTTTGGATGCGGATAACTATGTTGTTAATTCTATTGACAAGTTCTTTGATACCTCTATTTTCAAGGACACAGGCATGATTTTATGGCCAGATTACTGGAGAAGGGTTCACAGTCCACGTGTGTATGACATTGCGGATATCGGTATCGACAGGAGAAGGGTGCGTTTCTCCGCAGATTACATttcaaatccaaaactaTTTGATCCAACTGATGCTTCCAAGTCACCATTCCATGATTTGGAAGGGGCAATTCCAGACGGTGGTACCGAGTCTGGTCAATTGTTGGTCGACAAAACGATGCATCTTGACACTATCATCTTAGCTTTGTACTACAACTACAATGGGCCTTCTTACTACTATCCATTACTTGGACAACATCTTGCCGGTGAGGGGGACAAAGATACTTTTATTCTAGCTGCAACAGCGCTAAAGCATAGATACTACCAAGTTAGAACCCCTGTCAAACCTCAAGGTTACTGGGGTTTGAACACTAACGAAGTAAGAATTCATGACGACAAAATAGACAAGGTAGACTCTTCTAAGAAATCTTTCCGTGGTACAGCAATGATTCAACATGATTACGTCCAAGATAAAGAACTTGATAGCGTTGCAGGTGATTTCCTAAGGGAGGTACTAcaagagaaggaaaaatcCTTTAGATTGGAGTGGATCAAGACTCACAAAGACGACTTCAAAGACATGAATGAACAAGAcgctttgaagaaggcttCCGAAAATAATGAGATCTCAAACAAGTTCTGGGAAAGCATGAAGGGCAAATATACTGTAAACgacttcttctctttcttcaagatgAACACTCCTGTCTTCGTGCATTCACACTTGCCTAAGTACGACCCATGGGAACTAGCGATGTCACAGGATTTCATGTATGACGGTAAAAAGTCTGAAAAGAATCCTGAATACCATCCAGAGGAGAAAGGTCACTTTAGAATATACTCCTCCACCTTCAAGGACATGACAAACTACGATTTAGAACTAGCTAACTGGAAGGTATTCGAAACTGTTCTCTGTAAAGTCGAAGACAACTACAAGAAGTTCTCATACTTGTCCAAGGTCATTGATCGAACGGAAAACCCAGTCCAAAGTGTAAAAGAAATGTGCACCTACATCTCAGAGCGGGTCGAATACCTAAAATCTTCTACATGGGAAAACAGCATCTCTTAA
- a CDS encoding lysine-rich arabinogalactan protein 19 — protein MKFSIITTIAVTSLSVVRAGNHTEVPPAPATDTSEIPCETTSEVPPPAPPVQNTTAPPVVPKTETTEIPCETTSEVPPPPAPPIKNTTVPPIAPKTETTEIPCETTVVPPAPKFNSTVPVPPPSKPTTPSVPGKPTPVIPKNTTVITATCSSCAPGSPGSPSSPSSPGSPGSPGSPGSPGSPGSPGSPGSPGSPGSPGSPGSPGSPGSPITTHNNIPPAPTGPGGSPGKGCGPGSNCSTPLTYTENGAGKLGSNIVGAGLAVVGAMLL, from the coding sequence ATGAAATTCTCTATTATCACTACTATTGCAGTAACCAGTTTGAGCGTTGTTCGTGCTGGAAATCACACAGAGGTTCCACCAGCTCCAGCAACTGACACTTCTGAAATTCCTTGCGAAACTACTTCAGAGGTACCACCACCAGCTCCACCAGTTCAAAATACCACTGCTCCACCAGTCGTCCCAAAGACGGAAACCACTGAAATTCCATGCGAAACAACTTCCGAAGTCCCACCACCACCTGCTCCACCAATCAAAAACACCACCGTTCCACCAATTGCACCAAAGACTGAAACAACTGAAATTCCATGTGAAACTACTGTCGTTCCACCAGCACCAAAATTCAACAGTACTGTTCCAGTTCCTCCACCATCCAAGCCAACAACTCCATCAGTTCCAGGTAAACCAACCCCAGTGATCCCAAAGAACACCACAGTTATCACAGCCACATGTAGTTCTTGTGCTCCAGGTAGCCCAGGTAGCCCAAGCAGCCCAAGCAGTCCAGGTAGCCCAGGTAGCCCAGGTAGCCCAGGTAGCCCAGGTAGCCCAGGTAGCCCAGGTAGCCCAGGTAGCCCAGGTAGCCCAGGTAGTCCAGGTAGTCCAGGTAGCCCAGGTAGTCCAGGCAGTCCTATCACGACTCACAATAACATTCCTCCAGCTCCAACAGGTCCTGGCGGTTCTCCTGGTAAAGGATGTGGTCCAGGTAGCAACTGCAGCACACCACTAACATACACAGAGAATGGTGCTGGTAAATTGGGTAGCAATATCGTCGGAGCCGGTTTGGCTGTTGTTGGTGCTATGCTATTGTAA